The following proteins are encoded in a genomic region of Oncorhynchus kisutch isolate 150728-3 linkage group LG18, Okis_V2, whole genome shotgun sequence:
- the LOC109908980 gene encoding transgelin-like isoform X1 — MANKGPQVGMANKGPSYGMSRVVQDKIDKKYDAEVEELLVQWIVAQCGSGVGKPESGKLGFQDWLKDGCVLSELINSLHKDNKPIKKIASSSMAFKQMEQISQFLTAAESFGVIKTDMFQTVDLWEGKDLAAVQRTLMSLGSVAVTKDDGNYRGDPNWFFKKAQENRREFTDDQLKAGKGVIGLQMGSNKGASQTGMSYGATRQIQ, encoded by the exons GGTCCCCAGGTAGGCATGGCCAACAAAGGTCCATCTTATGGCATGAGCCGTGTGGTGCAGGACAAGATTGACAAGAAGTACGACGCTGAGGTGGAGGAGCTTTTGGTGCAGTGGATTGTGGCCCAGTGTGGATCTGGAGTTGGGAAGCCCGAATCTGGCAAACTGGGCTTCCAGGACTGGCTTAAGGACGGATGT GTCCTGAGTGAGCTCATTAACAGCCTGCATAAGGACAACAAGCCCATCAAGAAGATAGCCAGCTCAAGCATGGCCTTCAAACAGATGGAGCAGATCTCACAGTTCCTAACCGCTGCCGAGAGCTTCGGTGTCATCAAGACCGACATGTTCCAGACCGTGGACCTCTGGGAAG GGAAGGATTTGGCTGCAGTCCAGAGGACACTGATGTCCCTCGGCAGCGTGGCTGTCACCAAGGATGACGGCAATTACCGCGGCGACCCCAACTGGTTCTTCAA GAAAGCCCAGGAGAACCGGAGGGAGTTCACAGACGACCAGTTGAAGGCGGGGAAGGGTGTGATTGGCCTGCAGATGGGCTCCAACAAAGGGGCGAGCCAGACTGGCATGTCGTACGGGGCCACCCGACAGATCCAATAA
- the LOC109908980 gene encoding transgelin-like isoform X2 — translation MANKGPSYGMSRVVQDKIDKKYDAEVEELLVQWIVAQCGSGVGKPESGKLGFQDWLKDGCVLSELINSLHKDNKPIKKIASSSMAFKQMEQISQFLTAAESFGVIKTDMFQTVDLWEGKDLAAVQRTLMSLGSVAVTKDDGNYRGDPNWFFKKAQENRREFTDDQLKAGKGVIGLQMGSNKGASQTGMSYGATRQIQ, via the exons ATGGCCAACAAAGGTCCATCTTATGGCATGAGCCGTGTGGTGCAGGACAAGATTGACAAGAAGTACGACGCTGAGGTGGAGGAGCTTTTGGTGCAGTGGATTGTGGCCCAGTGTGGATCTGGAGTTGGGAAGCCCGAATCTGGCAAACTGGGCTTCCAGGACTGGCTTAAGGACGGATGT GTCCTGAGTGAGCTCATTAACAGCCTGCATAAGGACAACAAGCCCATCAAGAAGATAGCCAGCTCAAGCATGGCCTTCAAACAGATGGAGCAGATCTCACAGTTCCTAACCGCTGCCGAGAGCTTCGGTGTCATCAAGACCGACATGTTCCAGACCGTGGACCTCTGGGAAG GGAAGGATTTGGCTGCAGTCCAGAGGACACTGATGTCCCTCGGCAGCGTGGCTGTCACCAAGGATGACGGCAATTACCGCGGCGACCCCAACTGGTTCTTCAA GAAAGCCCAGGAGAACCGGAGGGAGTTCACAGACGACCAGTTGAAGGCGGGGAAGGGTGTGATTGGCCTGCAGATGGGCTCCAACAAAGGGGCGAGCCAGACTGGCATGTCGTACGGGGCCACCCGACAGATCCAATAA